The Bicyclus anynana chromosome 4, ilBicAnyn1.1, whole genome shotgun sequence genome window below encodes:
- the LOC112055327 gene encoding protein obstructor-E isoform X1 yields MNSRCLLVLAAALGVAVAQESFKCPDDFGFYPHHISCDKYWKCDNGVAELKTCGNGLAFDASDSKYLTENCDYIHNVECGERTQLEPPVGTTHCARLYGIFPDDVKCDVFWNCWNGEASRYQCSPGLAYDRDARVCMWADQVPECKNEEVANGFSCPAPGEVSNAGSFSRHAHPEDCRKYYICLEGVAREYGCPIGTVFKIGDADGTGNCEDPEDVPGCEDYYGDLDLKAIRKSELLAGLQSNGQARVAPNKIKPRPQKEN; encoded by the exons CGGTTGCTCAAGAATCCTTCAAATGCCCAGACGACTTCGGCTTCTACCCACACCACATCTCCTGCGACAAATACTGGAAGTGTGACAACGGAGTCGCCGAACTGAAGACCTGCGGCAACGGACTCGCCTTCGACGCGTCCGACTCAAAATACCTGACTGAGAACTGCGACTACATCCACAATGTAGAGTGCGGAGAGAGAACACAGCTTG AACCCCCAGTCGGAACCACCCACTGCGCGAGACTGTACGGTATCTTCCCTGATGATGTCAAGTGCGATGTCTTCTGGAACTGCTGGAACGGTGAAGCTTCACGCTACCAGTGCAGCCCTGGACTCGCCTACGACAGAGATGCCCGTGTGTGCATGTGGGCTGACCAGGTCCCTGAGTGCAAAAACGAGG AAGTAGCGAATGGTTTCTCTTGCCCCGCGCCCGGAGAGGTTTCCAACGCCGGTTCCTTCAGCCGTCACGCCCATCCCGAAGACTGCCGTAAATACTACATCTGCTTGGAAGGAGTCGCCCGCGAATACGGTTGCCCCATCGGCACAGTCTTCAAGATCGGAGACGCTGACGGCACCGGCAACTGCGAAGACCCCGAAGATGTTCCCGGATG CGAAGACTACTACGGAGACTTGGATCTGAAGGCCATCCGCAAGAGCGAGCTGCTAGCCGGCCTCCAGAGCAACGGCCAGGCCCGCGTCGCCCCCAACAAGATTAAGCCTCGCCCccaaaaagaaaactaa